From a single Apostichopus japonicus isolate 1M-3 chromosome 12, ASM3797524v1, whole genome shotgun sequence genomic region:
- the LOC139977443 gene encoding uncharacterized protein isoform X1, with protein MDVTIVYNRTFLRTQRTCLQYLQPIHEGVYGIHKIPCKMSIKENLIYSVLLVSIITSANNSTILKVIPKGGIVSLECQLISKLDTLVWNRKGHILATYSDNSLRDNDDHDFTSVEIDTDRSMSYLKKPSADIQDAGNYCCIQYQHQHMDPSNTTFQIFIQGYPKLSVNANITKPGETILASCCVDVRPPHFDATVDFTWSIGDVPGYFLALPNSTSSTASRHCSIVMVRNIDSYTDGAKLQCQTDKAAGHFASVTLNVKYKRTQYVTAVVIPCTALVLLLLACLTYKLRKSVQVQIQHPLSIRFTSDYIQRLSNSLPSRQYLPRTAKSSNTNRNLKDTRNNTEQAGACSPSVREETSTVSLSSTKVSHCCKYDEGYDVVVQREETSTVRLSSTKVSHCCKNDEGYDVVVQSVPVTPNQYAYSHLERGFINKGEYELNQQ; from the exons ATG GACGTTACAATAGTTTACAATCGAACGTTTCTTCGAACACAACGGACATGCCTGCAATATCTCCAGCCCATACATGAAGGAGTCTATGGCATTCACAAGATACCATGCAAGATGAGTATTAAAGAGAACTTAATTTACTCTGTGCTTCTTGTTTCTATCATCACTTCTG CAAACAACTCGACCATCTTGAAAGTAATTCCAAAAGGGGGAATTGTCTCTCTCGAATGTCAACTAATCTCGAAACTTGATACTTTGGTATGGAATCGCAAAGGACATATACTGGCCACGTACAGTGATAACTCACTCAGGGATAACGACGACCACGATTTTACATCTGTGGAAATTGACACCGATCGTTCAATGTCTTACTTAAAGAAACCCTCTGCTGATATACAAGACGCTGGTAACTATTGTTGTATCCAATACCAACACCAGCACATGGATCCGTCGAATACCACATTCCAAATCTTCATTCAAG GATATCCTAAACTCAGTGTTAATGCTAACATAACCAAACCAGGCGAAACCATCTTAGCGAGCTGTTGTGTTGACGTCAGACCGCCTCACTTTGATGCAACAGTTGATTTTACCTGGTCAATCGGTGATGTACCAGGATATTTTCTGGCTTTACCTAACTCAACGAGCTCTACCGCTAGTAGACATTGCAGTATTGTCATGGTCAGGAACATCGACAGTTATACGGATGGTGCAAAGCTGCAATGCCAAACTGATAAAGCAGCAGGACATTTTGCCAGCGTTACGTTAAACGTTAAAT ATAAAAGGACACAGTACGTGACAGCAGTTGTCATCCCTTGTACCGCTTTGGTTCTACTTTTATTAGCATGCTTGACTTACAAACTCAGAAAATCAG tacAAGTTCAAATTCAACATCCCTTGTCCATACGTTTTACAag TGATTACATTCAACGGCTTTCCAACTCTCTGCCAAGTAGGCAATATCTCCCCAGGACAGCCAAAAGTTCCAACACTAACAGAAACCTAAAAG ATACGAGAAATAATACGGAACAGGCCGGTGCATGTTCACCATCTGTTAG agaGGAGACATCTACTGTGAGTTTATCGTCGACGAAAGTAAGCCACTGCTGCAAATATGACGAAGGGTATGACGTAGTTGTTCAAAG AGAGGAGACATCTACTGTACGTTTATCGTCGACGAAAGTAAGCCACTGCTGCAAAAATGACGAAGGGTATGACGTAGTTGTTCAAAG TGTTCCTGTCACACCCAATCAATATGCTTACAGTCATCTAGAAAGGGGGTTCATCAACAAAGGGGAATACGAACTCAATCAACAGTGA
- the LOC139977443 gene encoding uncharacterized protein isoform X2: MDVTIVYNRTFLRTQRTCLQYLQPIHEGVYGIHKIPCKMSIKENLIYSVLLVSIITSANNSTILKVIPKGGIVSLECQLISKLDTLVWNRKGHILATYSDNSLRDNDDHDFTSVEIDTDRSMSYLKKPSADIQDAGNYCCIQYQHQHMDPSNTTFQIFIQGYPKLSVNANITKPGETILASCCVDVRPPHFDATVDFTWSIGDVPGYFLALPNSTSSTASRHCSIVMVRNIDSYTDGAKLQCQTDKAAGHFASVTLNVKYKRTQYVTAVVIPCTALVLLLLACLTYKLRKSVQVQIQHPLSIRFTSDYIQRLSNSLPSRQYLPRTAKSSNTNRNLKDTRNNTEQAGACSPSVREETSTVSLSSTKVSHCCKYDEGYDVVVQSVPVTPNQYAYSHLERGFINKGEYELNQQ; this comes from the exons ATG GACGTTACAATAGTTTACAATCGAACGTTTCTTCGAACACAACGGACATGCCTGCAATATCTCCAGCCCATACATGAAGGAGTCTATGGCATTCACAAGATACCATGCAAGATGAGTATTAAAGAGAACTTAATTTACTCTGTGCTTCTTGTTTCTATCATCACTTCTG CAAACAACTCGACCATCTTGAAAGTAATTCCAAAAGGGGGAATTGTCTCTCTCGAATGTCAACTAATCTCGAAACTTGATACTTTGGTATGGAATCGCAAAGGACATATACTGGCCACGTACAGTGATAACTCACTCAGGGATAACGACGACCACGATTTTACATCTGTGGAAATTGACACCGATCGTTCAATGTCTTACTTAAAGAAACCCTCTGCTGATATACAAGACGCTGGTAACTATTGTTGTATCCAATACCAACACCAGCACATGGATCCGTCGAATACCACATTCCAAATCTTCATTCAAG GATATCCTAAACTCAGTGTTAATGCTAACATAACCAAACCAGGCGAAACCATCTTAGCGAGCTGTTGTGTTGACGTCAGACCGCCTCACTTTGATGCAACAGTTGATTTTACCTGGTCAATCGGTGATGTACCAGGATATTTTCTGGCTTTACCTAACTCAACGAGCTCTACCGCTAGTAGACATTGCAGTATTGTCATGGTCAGGAACATCGACAGTTATACGGATGGTGCAAAGCTGCAATGCCAAACTGATAAAGCAGCAGGACATTTTGCCAGCGTTACGTTAAACGTTAAAT ATAAAAGGACACAGTACGTGACAGCAGTTGTCATCCCTTGTACCGCTTTGGTTCTACTTTTATTAGCATGCTTGACTTACAAACTCAGAAAATCAG tacAAGTTCAAATTCAACATCCCTTGTCCATACGTTTTACAag TGATTACATTCAACGGCTTTCCAACTCTCTGCCAAGTAGGCAATATCTCCCCAGGACAGCCAAAAGTTCCAACACTAACAGAAACCTAAAAG ATACGAGAAATAATACGGAACAGGCCGGTGCATGTTCACCATCTGTTAG agaGGAGACATCTACTGTGAGTTTATCGTCGACGAAAGTAAGCCACTGCTGCAAATATGACGAAGGGTATGACGTAGTTGTTCAAAG TGTTCCTGTCACACCCAATCAATATGCTTACAGTCATCTAGAAAGGGGGTTCATCAACAAAGGGGAATACGAACTCAATCAACAGTGA